A portion of the Candidatus Binatota bacterium genome contains these proteins:
- the priA gene encoding primosomal protein N' — MSPGWVTVVPLPPVPGIDTLSYSLPASLAERVQPGVRVLVPLGRRKVTALVTALETQAPAGIKCRDLSEVTDDKPVFPPELLKLSRWMADYYLSSLGEVVSLALGKGLTSSSIATVSLLDADKASTPTQRAVVEALRSSGEAMELPSLERATGSRSLRAVVSTLEKHGAVKVEQLLQSAKVSEQYRTVVRLLKADDEMAEQLCSRAPVRLQLYQHLRDTPARRATLAELAELFGSPRDKLSPLEKAGLVEVSREELCREHDAESEVDKRVELNDEQAAAVAAVSESLGSYRSFLLEGVTASGKTEVYLQLVAATLALGRSALVLVPEISLTHQLVSRLVARFGPTVAVLHSELGAGRRWDQWRRVARGEARIVVGARSAVLAPIAELGLVVVDEEHDGSYKQEDGVRYNGRDVAIVRASMAGCPVVLGSATPSVETWRNANEQRYGHLRLPHRILKRPMPVIETVDLRGRDLEKMGGISDRLGYLMKRNAEEGGQTLLFLNRRGYASQLQCWACGEAVNCSNCSVRLTLHRDRHELRCHHCDTIKPPPSCCPSCGADGLSGQGLGTQRLQDAVSLLLPEASVERMDRDTTSRRGAGQSMLSRWRRGEFDVLIGTQMIAKGHDAPGVTLVGVVHADMTLGLPDFRASERTFQLLSQVAGRAGRGEKPGRVVLQTYQPDHPAVLLALEHRYTDFIESELAEREELGYPPWSRMVMLRFESPEQGAASLMAERAAGLAVSAAREMSELEVRGPAPAPLERLRGRWRFVLQLRAPSAATTAAAAGWIRDVLKDPCRQDNVRMSVDVDPVSML, encoded by the coding sequence GTGAGCCCCGGCTGGGTCACGGTGGTGCCCTTACCGCCGGTGCCCGGAATCGACACGCTGAGCTACTCGCTGCCCGCGTCCCTCGCCGAGCGCGTGCAGCCTGGCGTGCGCGTGCTGGTACCGCTGGGACGGCGAAAGGTAACCGCGTTGGTAACAGCGCTCGAGACGCAAGCTCCGGCAGGAATAAAATGCCGCGATCTCAGCGAAGTCACCGATGACAAGCCGGTGTTTCCCCCCGAGCTCCTGAAGCTGTCGCGCTGGATGGCCGACTACTACCTCAGCAGCCTGGGCGAAGTGGTGTCGCTGGCCCTGGGCAAGGGGCTCACCTCCTCCTCCATAGCCACCGTCAGCCTGCTCGACGCTGACAAGGCATCCACGCCTACCCAACGAGCGGTTGTCGAAGCGCTGCGGTCGAGCGGCGAGGCCATGGAGCTGCCCTCGCTCGAGCGCGCCACCGGAAGTCGCTCGCTGCGCGCCGTCGTGTCCACGCTCGAGAAACACGGCGCGGTCAAGGTCGAGCAGTTGCTGCAATCGGCGAAGGTGAGCGAACAGTATCGAACGGTAGTGCGCCTGCTCAAGGCCGACGATGAAATGGCCGAGCAGCTCTGCAGCCGCGCACCGGTGCGACTGCAACTCTACCAGCACCTTCGTGATACCCCGGCGCGGCGCGCCACCCTGGCCGAGCTGGCCGAACTTTTCGGTTCCCCGCGTGACAAGCTGAGCCCGCTCGAGAAAGCCGGGCTGGTCGAGGTCAGCCGGGAAGAGCTCTGCCGCGAACACGACGCGGAGAGCGAGGTAGACAAGCGCGTTGAGCTCAACGACGAGCAGGCCGCCGCGGTAGCAGCGGTGAGCGAATCACTGGGCAGCTACCGCAGCTTTTTGCTCGAGGGCGTAACCGCGAGCGGCAAAACCGAGGTCTACCTGCAACTGGTGGCGGCCACCCTGGCCCTGGGCCGAAGCGCGCTGGTGCTGGTGCCCGAGATATCGCTGACCCACCAGCTGGTGTCGCGCCTGGTAGCTCGTTTCGGGCCCACGGTGGCGGTGCTGCACAGCGAGCTCGGAGCCGGGCGCCGTTGGGACCAGTGGCGCCGCGTGGCGCGTGGCGAGGCCCGCATCGTGGTCGGCGCACGTTCGGCAGTGCTCGCACCCATCGCCGAGCTGGGCCTCGTGGTGGTCGACGAAGAACACGACGGGTCGTACAAACAGGAAGACGGCGTGCGCTACAACGGACGCGACGTTGCCATCGTGAGGGCCAGCATGGCCGGCTGTCCGGTGGTGCTCGGATCGGCCACCCCCTCGGTCGAAACCTGGCGCAACGCCAACGAGCAGCGTTATGGCCACCTGCGCCTGCCGCACAGGATACTCAAACGGCCGATGCCTGTCATCGAAACGGTGGACCTGCGCGGTCGCGACCTCGAAAAAATGGGCGGCATATCCGATCGACTGGGCTACCTCATGAAACGCAACGCCGAGGAAGGCGGCCAGACCCTGCTCTTTCTCAATCGCCGCGGCTACGCCTCACAGCTGCAGTGCTGGGCCTGCGGGGAAGCGGTGAACTGCAGTAACTGCAGTGTCAGGCTGACGCTTCACCGCGATCGCCACGAGCTGCGCTGCCATCACTGTGACACCATAAAACCACCGCCGTCATGCTGCCCGTCCTGCGGTGCCGACGGGCTCAGCGGCCAGGGCCTGGGCACACAGCGGCTACAGGACGCAGTGTCCCTGTTGCTGCCCGAGGCAAGCGTTGAGCGCATGGACCGCGACACTACTTCGCGCCGGGGAGCCGGGCAGTCGATGTTGTCGCGCTGGCGACGCGGTGAGTTCGACGTACTCATCGGCACCCAGATGATAGCCAAGGGGCACGACGCGCCGGGGGTCACGCTGGTGGGAGTCGTACACGCCGACATGACCCTGGGCCTGCCGGATTTTCGCGCGTCCGAGCGTACCTTCCAGTTGCTGTCACAGGTGGCAGGCAGGGCGGGGCGGGGGGAAAAACCGGGCAGGGTGGTGCTGCAGACCTACCAGCCCGATCACCCGGCGGTACTGCTGGCGCTGGAGCACCGCTACACCGATTTCATCGAGTCCGAGCTGGCCGAGCGCGAAGAACTGGGCTACCCCCCTTGGTCGCGCATGGTCATGCTGCGTTTTGAATCCCCCGAGCAGGGCGCCGCCTCGCTGATGGCCGAGCGAGCGGCCGGGCTGGCGGTGTCGGCTGCGCGCGAGATGAGCGAGCTCGAAGTCCGCGGACCTGCACCGGCCCCGCTCGAGCGCCTGCGCGGTCGCTGGCGCTTCGTGCTGCAGCTGCGCGCCCCGTCGGCCGCCACTACGGCTGCGGCAGCCGGTTGGATACGCGACGTACTCAAAGACCCTTGCCGGCAGGACAACGTGCGCATGTCGGTAGACGTCGACCCGGTGAGCATGCTCTAG
- the aroC gene encoding chorismate synthase, whose product MLRFLTAGESHGPCLTVIVEGLPSGCTVSVEAIDQQLARRQLGYGRGGRMKIEKDRAGIRSGVRWGETLGSPVTLVVENLDWKNWTKKMSADPADRDPSLAVTRPRPGHADLAGSLKYDHEDVRNVLERASARETTARVAAGGLVRQLLEHFGVAVMGYCSEIGGVTADHSGMIPEKIFAAAENSQVRMADADAEKRVIELIDDCRKDGDTLGGVVEVCVTGLPVGLGSYVHWDRKTDSRLAAALMSIQATKGVEFGAGFHASRVRGSQVHDEIVLTDDGVGRASNNYGGVEGGMTSGEPLLLRVAFKPISTLMKPLRSVDLATGKESSAAVERSDVVAIPAAAVIAENVVAFELARLFLEKFGGDSLREIERNYQGYLEQVKDSLP is encoded by the coding sequence ATGCTTCGCTTTCTTACAGCCGGCGAGTCCCACGGGCCCTGCCTGACCGTGATAGTCGAAGGTTTGCCTTCGGGTTGTACTGTCAGCGTGGAGGCAATCGACCAGCAGCTGGCCCGCCGCCAGCTGGGTTACGGGCGTGGCGGGCGCATGAAAATAGAGAAAGATCGGGCCGGTATCCGTTCGGGGGTGCGCTGGGGCGAGACCCTGGGCAGTCCCGTAACCCTGGTGGTCGAGAACCTCGATTGGAAAAACTGGACCAAGAAAATGTCAGCCGACCCTGCCGATCGCGACCCCTCGCTGGCGGTGACCCGTCCGCGCCCGGGGCACGCCGATCTCGCGGGCAGCCTCAAGTACGACCACGAGGACGTGCGCAACGTGCTCGAGAGGGCTTCTGCCCGCGAGACCACTGCGCGGGTGGCCGCGGGTGGCCTGGTGCGGCAGTTGCTCGAGCATTTCGGTGTGGCCGTGATGGGCTACTGCAGCGAAATAGGCGGGGTGACGGCTGACCACTCGGGCATGATACCCGAAAAGATATTCGCAGCAGCTGAGAATTCGCAGGTGCGCATGGCCGATGCCGACGCCGAAAAGCGAGTGATCGAACTGATAGATGACTGCCGTAAAGACGGCGACACCCTGGGTGGAGTCGTCGAGGTCTGCGTAACCGGCCTGCCGGTGGGGCTCGGCAGCTACGTGCACTGGGATCGTAAGACCGACTCGCGCCTGGCCGCCGCGCTGATGTCCATCCAGGCTACCAAGGGCGTTGAGTTCGGTGCCGGTTTTCACGCGTCGCGGGTACGCGGCTCGCAGGTGCACGACGAGATAGTGCTCACCGACGATGGCGTTGGCCGCGCGTCAAACAACTACGGTGGTGTCGAGGGCGGCATGACCTCGGGCGAGCCGCTTCTGCTCAGGGTTGCCTTCAAACCGATATCGACCCTCATGAAGCCGTTGCGTTCGGTGGATCTCGCAACCGGCAAGGAGTCGAGCGCGGCCGTGGAGCGCTCCGATGTCGTGGCGATACCTGCGGCCGCTGTCATCGCCGAGAACGTGGTCGCCTTCGAACTAGCCCGCCTGTTCCTCGAGAAGTTCGGCGGCGACTCGCTGCGAGAAATTGAACGCAACTACCAGGGCTATCTTGAGCAGGTTAAGGACAGTCTACCTTGA
- a CDS encoding shikimate kinase gives MTQVIFTGFMASGKSAVGRRLARRLGRPFIDLDQQIEKREGRSIAAIFDSDGEAAFREMERVAVDALAGEPESVIATGGGTFVDPVNRGRLRELGVVVYLATGLETIIERVSRNDKRPLASGEGAEQKIRDLWQQRLPVYGKADIMIETEGLTVDQSAARVLRMVAPWLKVESLARKRAGTGDGSEPERDAK, from the coding sequence TTGACCCAGGTAATCTTCACCGGGTTCATGGCCAGCGGTAAATCAGCCGTCGGCAGGCGATTAGCCCGGCGTTTGGGGAGACCGTTTATTGACCTTGACCAGCAGATAGAGAAACGCGAAGGGCGCAGCATAGCCGCCATCTTCGACAGCGACGGAGAGGCCGCATTCAGGGAGATGGAGAGAGTAGCAGTGGATGCTCTCGCGGGTGAGCCCGAATCTGTGATAGCTACCGGCGGCGGCACCTTCGTGGACCCGGTCAACCGTGGTCGCCTGCGAGAACTGGGCGTGGTGGTGTACCTCGCGACCGGCCTGGAAACCATCATCGAACGGGTGTCGCGCAACGATAAGCGGCCGCTGGCTTCGGGCGAGGGTGCAGAGCAGAAGATTCGCGACCTGTGGCAACAACGACTACCGGTGTACGGCAAGGCCGACATCATGATCGAGACTGAAGGGCTCACGGTGGACCAGTCGGCTGCCCGGGTGCTGCGCATGGTCGCGCCCTGGCTCAAGGTAGAATCGCTCGCGAGAAAAAGGGCCGGTACCGGTGACGGCAGCGAGCCGGAGCGCGACGCAAAATGA
- the aroB gene encoding 3-dehydroquinate synthase encodes MNEPLQVTVQLGTRSYDIRVGEGLLFSCGSAVAGLENISRAILVTNPTVDALYGDTVRESLEAAPGIESPVGTVEIADGEEHKTLATVEGIYDRVLKLGGDRNAVVIALGGGVVGDVAGFAAATVLRGLRVVMLPTTLLAQVDSSVGGKTGVNRPQGKNLVGAFHQPSLVLADTACLSTLSGREYSAGLAEVVKHGVIADAELLELLEQKTDAVLARDPAVMSSIVARNCAIKADVVSRDETENGLRRILNFGHTVGHALERLTDYKRYVHGEAVSIGMVAAARVSLQQGACDAAFVERLESLLGSLGLPTSLPAGLDREAVAGAVVHDKKASGDGVVFILTEGAGSCRQQLLDPADIVAAMGDSVAGV; translated from the coding sequence ATGAACGAACCCTTACAGGTGACCGTGCAACTGGGCACTCGCTCCTACGACATACGCGTGGGCGAAGGGCTGCTGTTTTCCTGTGGCAGCGCTGTGGCTGGGTTGGAGAATATTTCGCGGGCGATACTGGTCACCAACCCAACCGTGGACGCGCTCTACGGCGACACTGTGCGCGAATCGTTGGAGGCCGCTCCGGGGATCGAGTCCCCGGTGGGGACAGTGGAGATAGCCGACGGTGAAGAGCACAAAACCCTGGCCACAGTGGAGGGCATTTACGACCGGGTGCTCAAGCTCGGGGGTGATCGAAACGCGGTCGTGATCGCGCTCGGCGGCGGGGTGGTCGGCGACGTGGCCGGTTTTGCGGCGGCCACGGTCCTGAGGGGACTGCGCGTTGTCATGTTGCCCACCACTCTATTGGCGCAGGTTGATTCGTCGGTCGGAGGCAAGACAGGGGTGAACCGGCCTCAGGGAAAAAACCTGGTGGGGGCGTTTCACCAGCCGTCGCTGGTGCTGGCCGACACGGCTTGCCTGTCCACGCTTTCGGGTCGCGAGTACAGCGCCGGGCTGGCCGAGGTGGTCAAGCATGGCGTTATAGCCGACGCCGAGTTGCTCGAGTTGCTTGAACAGAAAACCGACGCGGTCCTGGCCAGGGACCCGGCCGTGATGTCGTCGATAGTCGCGCGCAATTGCGCGATAAAGGCCGACGTGGTTTCGCGTGACGAGACCGAGAACGGCCTGCGGAGGATCCTTAATTTTGGCCACACGGTGGGGCACGCGCTGGAGCGGCTGACAGACTACAAGCGTTATGTTCACGGCGAGGCTGTATCGATAGGCATGGTAGCGGCGGCGCGGGTGTCGCTGCAGCAGGGGGCCTGTGATGCGGCCTTCGTTGAACGGCTTGAATCCCTGCTCGGCAGCCTGGGCCTGCCGACGTCTCTGCCCGCGGGCCTTGATCGCGAGGCGGTCGCGGGCGCGGTGGTGCATGACAAGAAAGCTTCTGGCGACGGCGTGGTGTTCATCCTGACTGAGGGCGCGGGCTCATGTCGACAGCAGCTGCTGGACCCCGCTGATATCGTGGCCGCCATGGGAGATAGCGTGGCGGGTGTTTGA
- the aroQ gene encoding type II 3-dehydroquinate dehydratase codes for MAAASKTSKGRKRSDPGTVLVVHGPNLNLLGSREPELYGSATLADIDSALGVLAGELGLAIESFQSNSEGELVTALQSARGRVAGVLVNAAAYTHTSVAIRDAVLTLELPVIEVHLSNIHRREEFRHKSLLSDVVGGVVLGFGMDSYLLALRGLAGILAD; via the coding sequence ATGGCAGCGGCATCGAAAACCTCGAAGGGCAGAAAAAGGTCTGACCCCGGGACCGTGCTCGTAGTGCACGGCCCCAACCTGAACCTGCTGGGAAGTCGAGAACCCGAGCTCTACGGCAGTGCGACCCTCGCCGACATTGACAGCGCCCTTGGCGTGTTGGCCGGCGAGCTGGGCCTGGCGATAGAGTCGTTCCAGTCCAACAGCGAGGGAGAGCTCGTGACTGCCTTGCAGTCTGCCCGCGGGCGCGTGGCCGGCGTGCTCGTCAATGCGGCGGCTTACACCCACACCAGCGTCGCCATACGCGACGCCGTTCTGACACTGGAGTTGCCGGTGATCGAGGTGCACCTGTCCAACATCCACCGCCGCGAAGAGTTCAGGCACAAGTCCTTGCTGTCGGATGTCGTGGGCGGGGTTGTGCTGGGGTTCGGCATGGACAGTTACCTGCTGGCGCTTCGTGGCCTGGCGGGGATACTCGCGGACTGA